In Nitrospinota bacterium, the genomic stretch TCGCTATCAAACTCAATCAAAACCCCTGCTTCAATATCCTTGGGTAGAAATCTATCCAATTCAGAGTCATTGGACCTGGTTATTTCAAGAAGATTCCTCTCCATTATCTCAGCCATACTGGTTCCTAGCTGTAAGATCTCCCAAATAGCCTTACCAATATTCTCATAGCTATCAAAGATCAATAATGCTGATGAGGTATGTTTTGGAATATCCACTATTCTTAACTTAGCTTCTGTTACAATCCCCAATGTTCCTTCAGATCCAACAATCAGCTTTGATAGGTCTCGATATCCATTAATGACCGTATCCCAGAGATTATATCCACTACAATTTTTTGTAACATAAGGCCTTTTTTCCTCTATAAGGTCTTTGTTTTCCTCTATTAATTTTATAACCTTCTGATATAGCCTCGCCTCTAAATCATCTTTTTCGATAAGAGCCTTATACTCATCGCTGTCAACGCTCAACCTTTTTGTATGGATAATATCTCCATTTACCAAGATAACCTCAAGAGAGAGAACGTGTTCTTTCATAGGACCATATTTTGGACAGTGAGGTCCGCTAGAATTATTAGCCACCATTCCTCCTATAGTAGCCATATCTCCGCTGGAAGGGTCTGGGCCAAGCATCTTTTTGTATCCCTTAAGAATCTCATTCGTTTCCGTATGGGTTATGCCGGGTTGTGCTATCATATAATTTTCTTCTGTATTTATCTCTATGAGTTTGTTCATATACCTTGAGAAATCTATAATGATCCCTGGACCAATTCCCTGACCCGCCCTGCCAGAACCTCCTCCTCTTGCAGTAACAGGAATTTCCTCTTTATTGGCATATTTTAATACGTTTATCACATCATCTTTTGATTTAGGTAAAACGATTAAGAGAGGTCTCATTTTAAATATACTGGCGTCATAGGTATATAAAAACCTATTTATCTCATCTGAGAGAACTTCTCCCTGAACCATTTCTTTCAAGTCTTTAGCAATTTCATCAACCTTTTTCATTAATGATTCCTTTAAATTAAGTTTGTCTCATCTATATATATATCATTCAACAAAAAAATTTTGTAGCATTTCTAAATCTCGTTTGTCAATAAATTTCTAAGATAAAACTCTTTGATTATAAAATCTGACTTTAATCAATTGTCAAACACTTTTTTACTCAATATACAAATATCATGGTTTATCTTTTAGAAATCAAATGAAAACTAGGATGTTTGATTATTAAAAAGATGGTTTTTTATTCGATAAAATAATTGATAGGACTTTTTTCAGGTATTATCTCGACTTATATCTTAACTTTTTTTAGATTATTCATGGCCTTACTTGTCTGGCTACTCTTCATGGAGGATAACTTTTTTGATTCTTCTAGCTTTGAGTATGCCTTCTCAGCAGCCTTTAAGTTGTTTGCAAAACTATCCCCCTCTGATGCATCACGAATCGCCTGTTGTAATGATTTTTCAGACACCAAGCTGAGAAGTTTATTGATGGCACCTACCAGAGGAAATCGAAGCCCTGTATTGTAATCGACTGCAATCTGATTCATATCAAGATTTATGATTCTCTCATCATAATCCTGAAGCGGAATCCTATCCTTGGTATTCAAAAGAATAATCCCATCATTCTTTAAATAGTGGGTAATATCAATCTTCTCAACAATGCCAAATTTTGAGACAACTACCAAATCCCTTTCTGAAACAACAACCATGTCTAAGCGGTAATCCTTAGCTAGTGTATTTATCGGCTTTGTGTCTATTCTTAAGGTAACGGCGTTTGGTCTTCCTCCCCTTAAAAAGTCCCATGGTTCCCTTATCTGTACATATTTGCCTTCAAAAACAGCAGCCTTTGCCAAAATTTTTGCCCCCTCCAAAAAGTTATTCAATATGTAGGGCATCCTTCTTCCATATATTCTAATCTCTTTCATCAATATCTCTCCACATATTATCAATCTCATTTTGAATTGTATTAATATCCTCTTCTGTCAAGAGGCTATATCTCCCCTGGGATTCAAAAAATTCTCTAACCGATATTCTTTGCGAGGGTTTATAGGTTAGAGAAAAGGAACCAGATTCTACTTCATATAGCATCCAAAGGCCTGTCTTAACTGCCAAATTCGCCATCTCTTCTGTCTTTTTAAAATCATAGTCCCATGATATGGGACAGGGAGCCAAGATGTGGATATACTTCATTCCATGAATCTTCATTGCCTTTCTTATCTTAAGCTCTAAATCTTTAACATGAGATATGGATGCTGTTGCTACGTAAGGAATTCTATGAGCCACCATAATTGCAGGTCCGTTCTTCTTAATAAAGGGAGAACCCATCGGGGTTGTTAAGGTTAATGCCTTATTTGGAGAAGTAGAATTGACCTGACCCCCTGTTGCCATAGCTGCTTCATTATCATAGCATATATGGAGAACATTATCATTTCTGGATGCCTGACCCGATAATGCTTGAAACCCGATATCAAGACTCCCGCTATCCCCAGCAATCGTAACAATATTAATGTCTTTCTTGTTTAATGCATCGTAGGCAGCCTTCAACCCTGTACTCACAGCCGGGGCTGACCCAAAGAGAGTATGAACAAAGGGAATCCTGAAAGATGTTTTTTTCTGGGTAGCACTTACATTGGCCATGCAGCTGGCTGGAATTGAAACGACAGTATTCTTACCTAAGACATTAATAATCGTCTTTAGGGCCATAATCCCTCCACAACCCTCACAAAGAGTCCCTTTAATTACGTCTGGGGTAGTATACAATCCCTCTTCTGATACTAACTCCTGCCCTCTTCTTTTATTATTATCAACCATTCTACCTCACTCCCTTCTTAAGCCCAATCCATAAAGGCTTTCCACTATTTAGAGATCCATCTCTGTCTCGTG encodes the following:
- a CDS encoding FAD-linked oxidase C-terminal domain-containing protein, whose translation is MKKVDEIAKDLKEMVQGEVLSDEINRFLYTYDASIFKMRPLLIVLPKSKDDVINVLKYANKEEIPVTARGGGSGRAGQGIGPGIIIDFSRYMNKLIEINTEENYMIAQPGITHTETNEILKGYKKMLGPDPSSGDMATIGGMVANNSSGPHCPKYGPMKEHVLSLEVILVNGDIIHTKRLSVDSDEYKALIEKDDLEARLYQKVIKLIEENKDLIEEKRPYVTKNCSGYNLWDTVINGYRDLSKLIVGSEGTLGIVTEAKLRIVDIPKHTSSALLIFDSYENIGKAIWEILQLGTSMAEIMERNLLEITRSNDSELDRFLPKDIEAGVLIEFDSDSMDEIEEKMKKAKEKIVEELGYAREITIAKNPGDKAKLIKIRKAAASILNKIEGPKKPVAFIEDGAVHPSRLSEYISGLQRIFKNYDVAANIYGHAGDGNLHTNPILNLKDPKDIEKMKNISREALELVLSLQGTISGEHGDGISRAYFVKKQFGELYGVLKEIKKLFDPNGILNPDKVLTEDEDLLTKYLRYGAEYRWKETKSFFDKEELRREIEKCHGCGTCRSYCPIYLELKDEKSSSRAKSNVMRGIISGELDIDKLTSKQIKQIMDHCINCKQCLTKCPTGVN
- a CDS encoding 2-oxoacid:acceptor oxidoreductase family protein; protein product: MKEIRIYGRRMPYILNNFLEGAKILAKAAVFEGKYVQIREPWDFLRGGRPNAVTLRIDTKPINTLAKDYRLDMVVVSERDLVVVSKFGIVEKIDITHYLKNDGIILLNTKDRIPLQDYDERIINLDMNQIAVDYNTGLRFPLVGAINKLLSLVSEKSLQQAIRDASEGDSFANNLKAAEKAYSKLEESKKLSSMKSSQTSKAMNNLKKVKI
- a CDS encoding thiamine pyrophosphate-dependent enzyme, yielding MVDNNKRRGQELVSEEGLYTTPDVIKGTLCEGCGGIMALKTIINVLGKNTVVSIPASCMANVSATQKKTSFRIPFVHTLFGSAPAVSTGLKAAYDALNKKDINIVTIAGDSGSLDIGFQALSGQASRNDNVLHICYDNEAAMATGGQVNSTSPNKALTLTTPMGSPFIKKNGPAIMVAHRIPYVATASISHVKDLELKIRKAMKIHGMKYIHILAPCPISWDYDFKKTEEMANLAVKTGLWMLYEVESGSFSLTYKPSQRISVREFFESQGRYSLLTEEDINTIQNEIDNMWRDIDERD